The Suncus etruscus isolate mSunEtr1 chromosome 7, mSunEtr1.pri.cur, whole genome shotgun sequence genome includes a window with the following:
- the COMMD3 gene encoding COMM domain-containing protein 3 yields MEFSAHVQRGLQLLAEPGAFDSPAFARLVRAAFQSLLDAQADEAVLDHPDLKHIDPVVLKHCHAAAATFILEAGKQRADKSMLSTFLEDCKFNTERIELFCTEYQNNKNSLEILLGSIGRTLPHITDVSWRLEYQIKTNQLYKIHRPAYLVTLNVENTDSRSNPEISFSCSMEQLQDLVGKLKDASKSLERATQL; encoded by the exons ATGGAGTTCTCGGCGCACGTTCAGCGAGGCTTGCAGCTGCTGGCCGAGCCCGGCGCCTTCGACTCGCCGGCCTTCGCGCGGCTCGTCCGGGCGGCTTTCCAGAGCCTCCTGGACGCCCAGGCCGACGAGGCCGTGCTAG atcaCCCTGACTTGAAGCATATCGACCCAGTGGTTTTAAAACATTGTCATGCGGCTGCTGCAACTTTCATACTGGAAGCAGGAAAGCAAAGAGCTGATAAGTCAATGCTAAg CACTTTCCTAGAAGATTGCAAATTTAATACAGAGCGAATAGAGCTGTTTTGCACGGAATATCag AATAATAAGAATTCTCTAGAAATTCTACTGGGAAG TATAGGTAGAACTCTCCCTCACATAACCGATGTTTCTTGGCGTTTGGAATATCAGATAAAG ACCAATCAACTTTATAAGATACACAGACCTGCATATTTGGTGACCTTAAACGTAGAG aACACTGATTCCCGATCCAACCCAGAGATTAGTTTTAGTTGCAGCATGGAACAATTACAG gacttAGTGGGGAAACTTAAGGATGCCTCCAAAAGCCTGGAGAGAGCTACTCAGCTGTAA
- the BMI1 gene encoding polycomb complex protein BMI-1 — MHRTTRIKITELNPHLMCVLCGGYFIDATTIIECLHSFCKTCIVRYLETSKYCPICDVQVHKTRPLLNIRSDKTLQDIVYKLVPGLFKNEMKRRRDFYAAHPSADAANGSNEDRGEVADEDKRIITDDEIISLSIEFFDQNRLDRKVNKDKEKSKEEVNDKRYLRCPAAMTVMHLRKFLRSKMDIPNTFQIDVMYEEEPLKDYYTLMDIAYIYTWRRNGPLPLKYRVRPTCKRMKISHQRDGLTNAGELESDSGSEKANSPAGGIPSTSSCLPSPSTPVQSPHPQFPHISSTMNGTSSSPSGNHQSSFANRPRKSSVNGSSATSSG; from the exons ATGCATCGAACAACCAGAATCAAGATCACTGAGCTTAATCCTCACCTAATGTGTGTACTTTGTGGAGGATACTTCATTGATGCCACAACGATAATAGAATGTCTACATTCCT TCTGTAAAACATGTATCGTGCGTTACCTGGAGACCAGCAAGTATTGTCCTATTTGTGATGTCCAAGTTCACAAAACCAGGCCACTTTTGAATATAAG GTCTGATAAAACTCTTCAAGATATTGTATACAAATTAGTTCCAGGGCTTTTCAAAA ATGAGATGAAGAGAAGAAGAGATTTTTATGCAGCTCATCCCTCAGCTGATG CTGCTAATGGCTCTAATGAAGATAGAGGAGAAGTTGCAGATGAAGATAAAAGAATTATAACTGATGATGAGATAATAAGTTTATCCATTGAATTCTTTGACCAAAACAG ATTGGATCGGAAAGtaaacaaagacaaagagaaatcTAAGGAGGAG GTGAATGATAAAAGATATTTGCGATGTCCAGCAGCAATGACTGTGATGCACCTGAGAAAGTTTCTCAGAAGTAAAATGGATATTCCTAATACTTTCCAG ATTGATGTTATGTATGAAGAGGAACCATTAAAGGATTACTATACACTAATGGATATTGCCTACATTTATACCTGGAGAAGG AATGGTCCTCTTCCTTTGAAATACAGAGTTCGACCAACTTGTAAACGAATGAAGATCAGTCACCAGAGAGATGGACTGACAAATGCTGGAGAACTGGAAAGTGACTCTGGGAGTGAGAAGGCCAACAGCCCAGCAGGGGGGATTCCCTCCACCTCTTCCTGTTTGCCTAGTCCCAGTACTCCAGTGCAGTCTCCTCATCCACAGTTTCCTCATATCTCCAGTACTATGAATGGAACCAGCAGCAGTCCCAGCGGTAACCACCAATCTTCCTTTGCCAACAGACCTCGGAAATCATCAGTAAATGGGTCGTCAGCAACATCTTCTGGTTGA